A single Streptomyces sannanensis DNA region contains:
- a CDS encoding DUF4132 domain-containing protein gives MDRGGTVRRWEYVDGTSAKFWEAEAEGATVTVRYGRIGTDGRTQVKECASADAAREYLAKAAGEKERKGYEEAGAAATPAAVEAQVLDEDTFVLPMAWRRKLYPRRGGVRRSVPAPTKKALREAADWLAADDPEVEYGLSEPRSEPRLVEAVRAHQAGEADPLGAAVLAVLKETWQSDYALIAHTWATTHGLPFAARATVELFELRLYQERDESGRRRPWIVTLPEYSRFSGSDRRRPAADRIRALLAAADETAYQETVKALSQARDGARRRIIASYLVPTEAEWVDECCTGWDFRDHDGFVCDMLYCSLSSPEQLQKLRGADTYRWSLAEFGTLAEGIGPGFASLMASDLSDVWRERAQRLSGVLLELPTDDAFDILLRSSDNKHVWPDLVKAAQRYPARALRLLAAADRGPALEHLLAAHIAGNPDLARTVLPSLDPEAAAVVQHCLDKFDHAEEAPLDMLPEVLVTPPWTRERAAAEPKVVSGLTAQEKPRIAWAPGEREEWGATWAYYDRWHGTEEQARDASFLRYEIQRGTVRSAGVIVAAPAELIQPLLTDWDPSDDLWDADYALKPVAAKYELAILPALLRAARRQSGIGPLLLPYVSVEVARLMADWAVRLKSAGATARTWFARHGAEVAALLVPDVVGEPGNARLAAEQALRTVATVHGNDTVRAAAASYGPQAAAAVDELLSVDPLENALPAHMPEIPEWAEPMLLPQIRVRTGGALPVASVRHAITMLALSKPGEPYPGVPVLLECCEPASLAEFAWGLFEQWRKSGMPAKESWALHALGLLGDDETVRRLTPLVRAWPGESAHHRAVEGLDVLASIGTDVALLHLHGVAQRVKFKGLKARAQDKITEVAARLGLTSAQLADRLVPDLGLNADGSTVIDYGTRRFTVGFDEQLRPYVLDEDGKRRKDLPQAGAQDDGELAPAERKRFMALKKDVRTIASDQVRRLEAAMVRGRSWTAREFRDLFVQHPLLWHLVRRLVWLSESEDGTATAFRVAEDRTLADVEDDVFELPAGATVSLPHPLHLGNELPAWSELFADYEILQPFPQLGRTVHHLTDEEAAGARLTRFEGITVPTGKLVGLERRGWQRGTPEDNGIERWISKRLGRDRYLVIAPDVGVAVGAINAFPEQTLETVWLDTRPGDYWSSRTDLLRFGDLDPVTVSELLADLTELTAK, from the coding sequence GTGGACAGGGGAGGAACCGTGCGGCGCTGGGAGTACGTCGACGGCACGTCGGCGAAGTTCTGGGAGGCAGAGGCGGAGGGTGCGACGGTGACGGTCCGCTACGGGCGGATCGGCACGGACGGCCGTACGCAGGTGAAGGAGTGCGCCTCGGCGGATGCCGCGCGGGAGTACCTGGCCAAGGCGGCGGGGGAGAAGGAGCGCAAGGGGTACGAGGAGGCCGGCGCGGCGGCGACGCCCGCCGCCGTCGAGGCGCAGGTTCTCGACGAGGACACCTTCGTTCTGCCCATGGCGTGGCGGCGCAAGCTGTACCCGCGGCGCGGCGGTGTCCGCCGCTCCGTTCCCGCCCCGACCAAGAAGGCGCTGCGGGAGGCGGCCGACTGGCTCGCGGCGGACGATCCCGAGGTCGAGTACGGCCTCAGCGAGCCGCGCAGCGAACCACGTCTGGTGGAAGCCGTCAGGGCGCACCAGGCCGGAGAGGCCGACCCCCTCGGTGCCGCGGTCCTCGCCGTGCTCAAGGAAACCTGGCAGTCGGACTACGCCTTGATCGCGCATACCTGGGCCACCACCCACGGCCTGCCCTTCGCCGCCCGGGCCACCGTGGAACTCTTCGAGCTCCGGCTGTATCAAGAACGCGACGAATCAGGGCGCAGGCGCCCTTGGATCGTCACGCTCCCCGAGTACAGCCGCTTTTCCGGGAGCGACCGGCGCCGCCCCGCCGCCGATCGGATCAGGGCCCTCCTTGCCGCAGCCGATGAAACGGCCTACCAGGAGACGGTCAAGGCACTGTCGCAGGCCCGCGACGGCGCTCGCCGTCGCATCATCGCCTCCTACCTCGTCCCCACCGAGGCGGAGTGGGTCGACGAGTGCTGCACCGGCTGGGACTTCAGAGACCACGACGGCTTCGTCTGCGACATGCTGTACTGCTCGCTGAGCTCACCCGAGCAGCTCCAGAAGCTCCGCGGCGCCGACACATACAGATGGTCCCTGGCCGAGTTCGGCACCCTCGCCGAGGGAATCGGTCCCGGCTTCGCCTCGCTGATGGCTTCGGACCTGTCCGACGTCTGGAGGGAACGGGCCCAACGCCTTTCGGGTGTACTGCTCGAACTCCCCACCGACGACGCGTTCGACATCCTGCTGCGCTCCTCGGACAACAAGCACGTGTGGCCCGATCTGGTGAAAGCCGCACAGCGCTATCCGGCGCGCGCCCTGCGCCTACTGGCCGCGGCCGACCGGGGCCCGGCGCTCGAGCACCTGCTCGCCGCCCACATCGCCGGCAACCCGGATCTGGCCAGGACCGTGCTGCCCTCGCTCGACCCGGAGGCCGCCGCAGTGGTCCAGCACTGCCTGGACAAGTTCGACCACGCCGAGGAAGCACCCCTCGACATGCTCCCCGAAGTGCTGGTCACCCCGCCGTGGACACGTGAGCGCGCGGCTGCCGAGCCGAAGGTGGTCAGCGGGCTGACGGCGCAGGAAAAGCCGCGCATCGCCTGGGCACCTGGCGAGCGTGAGGAGTGGGGGGCCACCTGGGCCTACTACGACCGTTGGCACGGAACCGAGGAGCAGGCACGGGACGCCTCCTTCCTGCGTTACGAGATACAGCGCGGCACGGTCCGGTCCGCCGGGGTGATCGTCGCGGCACCGGCCGAACTGATTCAGCCGCTGCTGACGGACTGGGACCCGAGCGACGACCTCTGGGACGCCGACTACGCACTGAAGCCTGTCGCGGCCAAGTACGAACTGGCGATCCTTCCGGCGCTGCTTCGTGCCGCCCGACGCCAGTCGGGTATCGGCCCGCTGCTGCTGCCGTATGTGTCCGTCGAGGTCGCCCGACTGATGGCCGACTGGGCGGTCAGGCTCAAGTCGGCGGGCGCCACGGCCCGTACCTGGTTCGCCCGGCACGGAGCCGAGGTCGCCGCCCTCCTCGTGCCCGACGTGGTGGGGGAGCCGGGCAACGCCAGGCTCGCCGCGGAACAGGCGCTGCGGACCGTCGCCACCGTCCATGGCAACGACACCGTACGCGCCGCCGCCGCTTCGTACGGTCCTCAGGCCGCGGCCGCTGTCGACGAGCTCCTCTCCGTCGACCCGCTGGAGAACGCGCTGCCCGCCCACATGCCGGAGATCCCCGAATGGGCCGAGCCGATGCTCCTGCCGCAGATCCGGGTACGGACCGGAGGAGCGCTGCCTGTCGCATCGGTCCGGCACGCGATCACCATGCTGGCCCTGTCCAAGCCCGGTGAGCCGTACCCGGGTGTCCCCGTGCTCCTCGAGTGCTGCGAGCCCGCATCGCTCGCGGAGTTTGCCTGGGGCCTCTTCGAGCAGTGGCGCAAGTCGGGCATGCCGGCCAAGGAGAGCTGGGCGCTGCACGCCCTCGGACTGCTTGGCGACGACGAGACGGTCCGCCGGCTCACGCCTCTCGTGCGCGCCTGGCCAGGTGAGAGCGCCCACCATCGTGCCGTGGAGGGTCTGGACGTCCTCGCGTCCATCGGCACGGACGTCGCTCTGCTGCATCTGCACGGAGTCGCCCAGCGGGTGAAGTTCAAGGGCCTCAAGGCCCGAGCTCAGGACAAGATCACCGAGGTGGCGGCCAGGCTCGGCCTCACCTCGGCGCAGCTGGCCGACCGCCTCGTCCCCGACCTCGGCCTGAACGCCGACGGCTCCACCGTCATCGACTACGGAACCCGCCGCTTCACCGTGGGCTTTGACGAACAGCTCCGGCCGTATGTTCTGGACGAGGATGGCAAACGCCGTAAGGACCTGCCGCAGGCTGGCGCACAAGACGACGGGGAGCTCGCCCCCGCTGAGCGCAAGCGCTTCATGGCACTCAAGAAGGACGTCCGCACCATCGCCTCCGACCAGGTGCGCCGACTGGAGGCCGCCATGGTGCGGGGCCGCTCCTGGACGGCGCGGGAATTCCGCGACCTCTTCGTCCAGCACCCCCTGCTGTGGCACCTGGTGCGCCGCCTGGTGTGGCTGAGCGAGTCGGAGGACGGCACGGCCACCGCGTTCCGGGTCGCCGAGGACCGTACCCTCGCCGACGTCGAGGACGACGTCTTCGAACTCCCCGCAGGCGCGACCGTTAGCCTGCCGCACCCCCTGCACCTGGGCAATGAACTCCCCGCATGGTCCGAGCTGTTCGCCGACTACGAGATCCTCCAGCCCTTCCCGCAGCTGGGCCGGACCGTGCACCACCTGACGGACGAGGAGGCGGCCGGAGCACGGCTGACCCGCTTCGAGGGAATCACCGTGCCCACGGGCAAGCTGGTGGGCCTGGAGCGGCGCGGCTGGCAGCGCGGCACGCCCGAGGACAACGGAATCGAGCGCTGGATATCCAAGCGCCTCGGACGGGACCGTTATCTGGTCATCGCCCCGGACGTGGGCGTCGCGGTCGGCGCCATCAACGCCTTCCCCGAACAGACGCTGGAGACCGTCTGGCTCGACACCCGGCCCGGTGACTACTGGTCCAGCCGCACCGACTTGCTGCGCTTCGGCGACCTCGACCCTGTGACTGTTTCCGAGCTGCTCGCCGACCTGACGGAGCTGACCGCCAAGTGA
- a CDS encoding AAA family ATPase → MTVQTTEEQLQRPPAEVRYADELAALRAADSDPRPPGWQLSLRAARRFITGDDSAGINRKFVGNPSLVDRALVTLATSRGLMLVGEPGTAKSLLSELIAAAVSGTSTLTVQGGAATTEDQIKYGWNYALLVSEGPSTRSLVPAPMLRGMAEGRIVRFEEITRCPLEVQDSLLSLLSERVVAIPELDGPDGMVFAKQGFNVIATANTRDRGVNEMSAALKRRFNFETVFPIPDLDTELALVEAEASALLRRSGVEAPPDRDVLEVLVGTFRELRAGTSHDGRAADRPSAVMSTAEAVSVAHAVGVRGWFLRGEAGSAADVVACLAGTAAKDSPEDLARLRRCLEQQVPRRRGGQWQALYDARHLLDG, encoded by the coding sequence GTGACCGTACAGACCACCGAGGAACAGCTCCAGCGGCCCCCGGCCGAGGTCCGGTACGCCGACGAGCTGGCCGCCCTGCGCGCAGCCGACTCCGACCCCCGGCCCCCCGGCTGGCAACTGAGCCTGCGTGCGGCACGCCGGTTCATCACCGGCGACGACAGCGCGGGCATCAACCGTAAGTTCGTCGGCAACCCCTCCCTCGTCGACCGCGCCCTGGTGACCCTGGCCACCAGCCGCGGACTGATGCTGGTGGGCGAGCCGGGCACCGCCAAGTCCCTGCTCTCCGAGCTGATCGCGGCCGCCGTCAGCGGCACTTCGACCCTGACGGTGCAGGGCGGCGCGGCCACCACCGAGGACCAGATCAAGTACGGCTGGAACTACGCCCTGCTGGTCTCCGAGGGCCCCTCCACCCGCTCCCTCGTGCCCGCGCCGATGCTGCGCGGCATGGCCGAGGGCCGGATCGTACGGTTCGAGGAGATCACCCGCTGCCCCCTGGAAGTGCAGGACTCGCTGCTGTCCCTGCTCTCCGAGCGGGTGGTGGCCATCCCGGAGCTGGACGGGCCCGACGGCATGGTCTTCGCCAAGCAGGGCTTCAACGTCATCGCCACCGCCAACACCAGGGACCGGGGCGTCAATGAGATGAGTGCCGCACTCAAGCGCCGCTTCAACTTCGAGACGGTCTTCCCGATACCCGACCTCGACACCGAACTCGCCCTCGTCGAGGCCGAAGCGAGCGCGCTGCTGCGCCGCTCCGGCGTCGAGGCCCCGCCCGACCGGGACGTCCTGGAGGTGCTGGTCGGTACGTTCCGCGAGCTGCGGGCAGGTACCTCGCACGACGGCCGTGCGGCGGACCGCCCCTCCGCGGTGATGAGCACCGCCGAGGCCGTCTCCGTCGCCCACGCGGTCGGTGTACGCGGCTGGTTCCTGCGCGGTGAGGCGGGCAGCGCTGCCGATGTGGTCGCCTGCCTGGCCGGCACCGCGGCGAAGGACAGCCCGGAGGACCTGGCCCGGTTGCGCCGCTGTCTTGAGCAGCAGGTGCCGCGCCGCCGCGGCGGGCAGTGGCAGGCCCTGTACGACGCACGTCACCTCCTGGACGGCTGA
- a CDS encoding DUF5682 family protein: protein MTATFLGVRHHSPACARLVAATIEELRPAYVLVEGPADMNDRLDELLLGHDLPIAAFSHYRDEQRAATSWTPLCDYSPEWVALRAGRAAGAQVRFIDLPAWHPAFAERTNRYADAEARYAQATERLCRHFSVDSVDTLWDTLFEVETDEGLRERLDTYFQLVRGDAEADAGDQAREEYMASWVRAALAEAGERPVLVVTGGFHQPALRALAGQPAQGLPDVPEPPPGALSGSFLVPYSFRQLDAFAGYQSGMPSPGYYQDVWEHGAEAAADRLLRAVAGRLRARKYPVSTADLIAARGLTQGLTALRGHPGPARTDVLDGLAGALISDDLDQPLPWTTCGTLTAGTHPVVVEMVAACSGERVGRLHPDTPAPPLVHDVTARLAQLRLDAHEPFSLDLTTRPGLERSRALHRLRVLGIPGYERASGPEHGADPQFTERWEPRPAPGREAALVEAGAYGARLDEAASVALSEQARDLDANPALLARTLFDAVLCGVGGLSEQLLAALAARVGELSEPGPLGEVLAAALGLWRHDRVYGVAQGPLLAAVIDGATTRLLWLFEGMHGGTSGIDFDLLRAVVALRDVLLHAAGLLSVSREAAAAVALRISADPAAPADLRGAACGLRRCLAASPVSPPRTPDGLGGDVSLVALPVAALGDWLAGLFALARDEVASLVGDLDDVIGAMGDAEFLTALPALRQAFAFFPPRERERIAQRLLERRDVRGSARSLLRTSADPLLITRAKSLEENVNRLLDRYGLLR, encoded by the coding sequence ATGACCGCGACGTTCCTGGGCGTGCGCCACCACTCCCCGGCCTGTGCGCGCCTGGTGGCCGCCACCATCGAGGAACTGCGCCCCGCGTACGTCCTGGTGGAGGGCCCCGCCGATATGAACGACCGGCTGGACGAGCTGCTGCTCGGCCACGATCTGCCCATCGCGGCGTTCAGCCACTACCGGGACGAGCAGCGCGCCGCCACCTCCTGGACACCGCTGTGCGACTACTCCCCGGAGTGGGTCGCACTCCGGGCGGGCCGGGCCGCCGGAGCCCAGGTGCGGTTCATCGATCTGCCCGCCTGGCACCCGGCGTTCGCGGAGCGCACCAACCGGTACGCCGACGCGGAGGCCCGCTATGCGCAGGCCACCGAACGGCTCTGCCGCCACTTCTCGGTCGACTCCGTCGACACCCTGTGGGACACGCTGTTCGAGGTCGAGACGGACGAAGGCCTGAGGGAGCGCCTCGACACCTACTTCCAGCTGGTACGCGGTGACGCCGAAGCGGATGCGGGCGACCAGGCCCGCGAGGAGTACATGGCCTCCTGGGTACGTGCCGCCCTCGCCGAGGCGGGGGAGCGCCCGGTGCTCGTGGTCACCGGCGGCTTCCACCAGCCGGCGCTGCGCGCCCTGGCCGGACAGCCTGCGCAGGGCCTGCCCGATGTGCCCGAGCCACCGCCCGGTGCGCTCAGCGGCAGCTTCCTCGTGCCGTACTCCTTCCGGCAGTTGGACGCCTTCGCCGGATACCAGTCCGGTATGCCCTCGCCCGGCTACTACCAGGACGTATGGGAGCACGGCGCAGAGGCCGCCGCCGACCGCCTGCTGCGCGCGGTGGCCGGGCGGCTGCGCGCCCGCAAGTACCCGGTGTCCACGGCGGACCTGATCGCCGCCCGCGGCCTGACCCAGGGGCTGACGGCGCTGCGCGGCCACCCCGGACCTGCCAGGACCGACGTCCTGGACGGTCTCGCGGGAGCCCTGATCAGCGACGACCTGGACCAGCCGCTGCCGTGGACCACCTGCGGCACGCTCACCGCGGGCACCCACCCCGTGGTGGTCGAGATGGTCGCCGCGTGCAGCGGCGAGCGTGTCGGCCGACTGCACCCCGACACGCCCGCGCCGCCGCTCGTCCACGACGTGACGGCACGGCTCGCGCAACTGCGACTCGACGCGCACGAGCCGTTCTCCCTCGATCTGACCACCCGCCCGGGCCTCGAGCGCAGCCGGGCCCTGCACCGTCTGCGCGTCCTCGGGATCCCCGGGTACGAGCGGGCGTCGGGCCCCGAACACGGCGCCGACCCGCAGTTCACCGAACGCTGGGAGCCGAGGCCCGCTCCCGGCCGGGAGGCCGCACTGGTCGAGGCGGGAGCGTACGGAGCACGCCTCGACGAGGCGGCCTCGGTGGCCCTCTCCGAACAGGCCCGGGATCTCGACGCGAACCCCGCCCTGCTCGCCCGGACGCTGTTCGACGCCGTGCTGTGCGGCGTGGGCGGACTGTCCGAGCAGCTGCTGGCCGCGCTCGCCGCACGCGTGGGCGAGCTGAGCGAGCCCGGTCCGCTCGGCGAGGTGCTCGCCGCGGCGCTCGGCCTGTGGCGGCACGACCGGGTGTACGGCGTGGCGCAGGGTCCGTTGCTCGCCGCCGTCATCGACGGCGCCACCACACGCCTGCTCTGGCTGTTCGAAGGCATGCACGGCGGTACGTCCGGCATCGACTTCGACCTGCTGCGAGCCGTCGTCGCCCTGCGGGACGTGCTGCTTCACGCGGCCGGACTGCTCTCTGTTTCCCGCGAAGCGGCAGCCGCGGTCGCCCTTCGTATCAGCGCGGACCCGGCTGCCCCCGCGGATCTGCGCGGCGCGGCGTGCGGCTTGCGACGCTGCCTTGCCGCGAGCCCGGTGTCGCCGCCCCGAACGCCGGACGGGCTTGGGGGTGATGTCAGCCTCGTCGCCCTGCCCGTCGCCGCGCTGGGCGACTGGCTCGCCGGCCTGTTCGCGCTGGCCCGCGACGAGGTCGCATCCCTCGTCGGCGACCTCGACGACGTCATCGGCGCGATGGGCGACGCCGAATTCCTCACGGCCCTGCCCGCGTTGCGCCAGGCCTTCGCCTTCTTCCCGCCGCGCGAGCGCGAACGCATCGCCCAGCGCCTGCTGGAGCGCCGCGACGTACGCGGCTCTGCGCGCTCCCTGCTGCGTACGAGCGCGGACCCGCTGCTGATCACCCGGGCCAAGTCCCTGGAGGAGAACGTGAACCGGCTGCTCGACCGCTACGGACTGCTGCGATGA
- a CDS encoding VWA domain-containing protein has protein sequence MTTEDPALERWRLILGAPAERCTGPLGEAAAARDAALDWLYGRDEDLARRGVRRPAATTREGGDGSSVVTAVDWLDDIHRLFPKETVERLERDAVERYGIQEIVTDPAVLERVEPSPTLLRAVLRTKHLMNPEVLRLARRIVESVVRQLMERLNPEVRRAFHGTRSRRPSRLPLARDFDFRQTVRANLAHYQPEHRRLLIERPYFHSRTRRHLEQWQLVLLVDQSGSMAGSVIHSAVTAACLWNLPGLKTHLIAFDTSVVDLSSDVSDPVELLMRVQLGGGTDIAQAVDYGAGLIDNPRRCVFAVITDFYEGGDPYRLVRTVRSLVEQGTTVLGLAALDEEANPHYDRELAGRLAEAGAHVGAMTPGRLAEFVAERLGR, from the coding sequence ATGACCACCGAAGACCCCGCCCTCGAACGCTGGCGGCTCATCCTCGGCGCCCCCGCGGAGCGCTGCACCGGCCCCCTGGGCGAGGCGGCGGCCGCCCGTGACGCCGCGCTGGACTGGCTGTACGGCCGCGACGAGGACCTCGCCCGGCGCGGCGTGCGCCGCCCCGCGGCGACCACACGCGAGGGCGGCGACGGCTCGTCCGTGGTGACCGCCGTGGACTGGCTCGACGATATCCACCGGCTCTTCCCCAAGGAGACCGTCGAGCGGCTGGAACGGGACGCCGTCGAACGCTACGGAATCCAGGAGATCGTCACCGACCCGGCGGTACTGGAACGCGTCGAGCCCAGCCCGACCCTGCTCCGCGCGGTACTGCGCACCAAGCACCTGATGAACCCGGAGGTGCTCAGGCTCGCCCGGCGCATCGTGGAGTCCGTGGTCCGTCAGCTGATGGAACGCCTGAACCCCGAGGTCCGCCGCGCCTTCCACGGCACCCGGTCCCGCCGCCCCAGCAGGCTGCCGCTGGCCCGGGACTTCGACTTCCGGCAGACGGTCCGAGCGAACCTCGCGCACTACCAGCCCGAGCACCGGCGCCTGCTGATCGAGCGCCCGTACTTCCACTCCCGCACCCGCCGCCACCTCGAACAGTGGCAACTGGTGCTGCTGGTGGACCAGTCGGGCTCGATGGCCGGCTCGGTCATCCACTCCGCGGTGACCGCCGCGTGCCTGTGGAACCTGCCCGGTCTGAAGACCCACCTCATCGCCTTCGACACCTCGGTCGTGGACCTCAGCAGCGATGTGAGCGACCCCGTGGAGCTGCTGATGCGTGTACAGCTCGGCGGCGGCACGGACATCGCACAGGCCGTGGACTACGGCGCGGGCCTGATCGACAATCCGCGCCGCTGCGTCTTCGCCGTGATCACGGACTTCTACGAAGGAGGCGACCCCTACCGGCTGGTACGTACGGTCCGCTCCCTGGTCGAACAGGGCACGACGGTACTCGGCCTGGCCGCTCTCGACGAGGAGGCCAACCCCCACTACGACCGTGAGCTGGCCGGCCGGCTCGCGGAGGCCGGCGCGCATGTGGGCGCCATGACACCGGGCCGGCTCGCGGAGTTCGTCGCGGAGAGGCTGGGCCGATGA
- the sbnA gene encoding 2,3-diaminopropionate biosynthesis protein SbnA, which yields MPVISVPHAFNEDELYVDLRSIFGRSLFLKCEGFNFAGSIKMKAAIEMVESAERDGVLTPDSILVESSSGNLGVALGMIAASKGYQFLCVTDARCNLSTRLMMEALGSQVHIIAGQEANGGFLQARIDYVRALCASDDRYVWLSQYTNPNNWKAHYRTTAPKIARRFPRVDVLFVGAGTTGTLMGCARYFREWHRPVRIVAVDSVGSVIFGGTPGRRMIPGLGMSIRPPLLDESYVDEVVRVKEADTIRACHRLARRGFLFGGSTGTVVSGAMSWLAQHDDRQLTAVAIAPDLGERYLDTIYQTNWLEDIYGDDELPRASGTVTGPRATPAGRRPR from the coding sequence GTGCCCGTCATTTCCGTTCCCCATGCCTTCAACGAGGACGAGCTCTATGTCGACCTGCGGTCGATCTTCGGGCGGTCGCTCTTCCTGAAGTGCGAGGGTTTCAACTTCGCCGGCTCGATCAAGATGAAAGCCGCGATCGAGATGGTGGAGAGCGCCGAGCGCGACGGGGTCCTGACGCCGGACTCGATCCTGGTCGAGTCCTCGTCCGGAAACCTCGGCGTGGCGCTGGGCATGATCGCGGCAAGCAAGGGCTACCAGTTCCTGTGCGTGACGGATGCCCGCTGCAACCTGTCGACCAGGCTGATGATGGAGGCGCTGGGCAGTCAGGTGCACATCATCGCCGGACAGGAGGCCAACGGTGGCTTTCTCCAGGCTCGCATCGACTACGTCCGCGCTCTGTGTGCCTCCGACGACCGGTACGTATGGCTCAGCCAGTACACCAATCCGAACAACTGGAAGGCTCACTACCGTACGACCGCGCCGAAGATCGCCCGGCGCTTCCCGCGAGTGGACGTGCTGTTCGTCGGGGCCGGAACCACCGGAACCCTGATGGGCTGCGCGCGCTACTTCCGGGAGTGGCACCGGCCGGTGCGGATCGTCGCGGTGGACAGCGTCGGCTCGGTGATCTTCGGTGGCACGCCGGGCCGCCGGATGATTCCCGGGCTCGGCATGAGCATCCGTCCGCCGCTGCTCGACGAGTCCTATGTGGACGAGGTGGTACGCGTCAAGGAGGCGGACACCATCCGTGCCTGCCATCGGCTGGCCAGACGCGGCTTCCTGTTCGGCGGATCCACCGGCACGGTGGTCAGCGGCGCGATGAGCTGGCTGGCCCAGCACGACGATCGTCAGCTCACCGCGGTGGCCATCGCCCCGGACCTCGGCGAGCGCTATCTCGACACCATCTACCAGACCAACTGGCTGGAGGACATCTACGGCGACGACGAACTCCCCCGCGCCTCCGGTACGGTCACCGGTCCACGGGCCACACCCGCAGGCCGGCGACCCAGGTGA